In one window of Arachis ipaensis cultivar K30076 chromosome B06, Araip1.1, whole genome shotgun sequence DNA:
- the LOC107646927 gene encoding uncharacterized protein LOC107646927 — protein sequence MGQLSKQVVTERPTRSLQSDTILKPKEECKAIQLRSEKTLVSNKEANKKPMESEKIVSKKDEANSKEEMTASKQAQEKPKEKDDQPQDPRKGKQVMEEASQGQKQVVKAFTPPLPYPQRFIKETKDQHFPKFLEVFKKLEINIPQAESLEKMPLYEKFLKGLINKKRSWHEKETIMLTQECNAIIQRGLPPNLKDPRSFFLPCTIGNITIKRALCDLGASINLIPYSMMRKLGIEEIKPTQMSLELVDKSLVFPKGVIENLLVKVDKFIFPADFVILDLGEEGNKSIILGRPFLATARAIIDVEQGELTLRVHDESITHKSTS from the coding sequence atggggCAACTATCCAAGCAAGTTGTGACTGAAAGGCCAACAAGATCGCTCCAAAGTGACACCATCCTAAAGCCTAAGGAGGAGTGCAAAGCCATCCAACTGAGGAGTGAAAAAACCTTGGTAAGTAACAAAGAGGCCAACAAGAAGCCTATGGAGAGTGAAAAGATTGTTAGCAAGAAGGATGAAGCTAACAGCAAGGAAGAGATGACAGCAAGCAAACAAGCTCAAGAGAAGCCTAAAGAAAAAGATGACCAGCCACAAGATCCAAGGAAAGGGAAGCAAGTAATGGAGGAAGCATCTCAAGGGCAGAAGCAGGTAGTGAAGGCTTTCACACCTCCCTTACCATATCCTCAGAGGTTCATCAAGGAAACCAAGGATCAACACTTTCCCAAGttccttgaagtcttcaagaaattggaaattaatatCCCCCAAGCTGAATCATTAGAGAAGATGCCTCTATATGAAAAATTCTTGAAAGGGCTcattaacaagaagagaagctggcatgAGAAGGAAACCATTATGCTCACACAAGAGTGCAATGCCATAATTCAAAGAGGTCTCCCACCAAATCTCAAAGATCCTAGGAGCTTTTTcttaccttgcaccattggtaATATAACCATAAAAAGGGCACTCTGTGACTTAGGGGCTAGCATCAACTTAATCCCTTATTCTATGATGAGAAAGCTAGGTATAGAGGAGATAAAGCCCACACAGATGTCACTAGAGCTCGTGGACAAATCATTGGTGTTTCCCAAAGGAGTAATTGAAAaccttttggtcaaggtggataagttcatattccctgcagactttgtgatcCTGGATCTAGGAGAAGAAGGAAATAAATCTATTATCTTGGGAAGACCCTtcttggccacagcaagagccatcatagATGTTGAACAAGGAGAGCTGACTCTAAGGGTACATGATGAAAGCATTACTCACAAATCAACAAGCTGA